One Desulfovibrio fairfieldensis genomic window carries:
- a CDS encoding chemotaxis protein CheW, with protein MDPSQKKQDDELLQLVTFSIGEEEFGVNILKVQEIIRTMEITKVPRAPEFVEGVINLRGKVIPIIDLRRRFGLAPKAHDKNTRIIVIEINNIIVGFVVDAVSEVLRIPASTVEPPPPVVAGVDSDYISGVGKLQDRLLIMLDLDKLLSSEDMDMLSTM; from the coding sequence ATGGATCCAAGTCAGAAAAAACAGGACGATGAACTCCTGCAACTGGTGACGTTCAGCATCGGTGAAGAGGAATTCGGGGTAAATATCCTGAAGGTGCAGGAAATCATCCGCACCATGGAGATTACCAAGGTTCCCCGCGCGCCGGAATTTGTGGAAGGCGTCATCAATCTGCGCGGCAAGGTGATTCCGATCATTGATCTGCGGCGTCGTTTCGGCCTTGCGCCCAAGGCTCATGACAAAAACACCCGCATTATCGTGATCGAGATCAACAATATTATTGTGGGCTTTGTGGTGGACGCCGTTTCTGAGGTGCTGCGCATACCCGCCAGCACGGTGGAACCGCCGCCGCCGGTGGTGGCCGGCGTGGATTCCGACTATATCAGCGGCGTCGGCAAATTGCAGGATCGGCTTCTGATCATGCTGGATCTGGACAAACTGCTTTCCAGCGAAGACATGGACATGCTCAGCACCATGTAA
- a CDS encoding GNAT family N-acetyltransferase: protein MRIEKITTDKKRFLELLLLGDEQEDMIDRYLERGDLFALFDPDLKSLCVVTDEGKGTCELKNLATCARSQGQGYATRLLEHVFRHYSGKYETILAGTGEEPRTLAFYERRGFIFSHRLKNFFTDNYREPIVECGVRLVDMIYLRRSL from the coding sequence TTGCGCATTGAAAAAATTACGACTGATAAGAAGCGCTTTCTGGAGCTGCTTTTGCTGGGTGACGAGCAGGAAGACATGATTGACCGCTATCTGGAGCGGGGCGATCTGTTCGCACTCTTTGATCCGGATCTGAAAAGCCTCTGCGTGGTCACCGACGAAGGCAAGGGAACGTGCGAACTGAAAAATCTGGCAACCTGCGCGCGCTCCCAAGGCCAGGGCTATGCCACGCGCCTGTTGGAACACGTCTTTCGCCATTATAGCGGCAAATATGAGACCATCCTGGCAGGCACGGGAGAAGAACCGCGCACACTCGCTTTTTATGAGCGTCGCGGCTTTATTTTTTCCCATCGGCTGAAAAATTTTTTTACGGACAACTACCGTGAGCCCATTGTGGAATGCGGTGTCCGGCTGGTGGACATGATTTATTTGCGGAGAAGCCTGTAA
- a CDS encoding GDSL-type esterase/lipase family protein — protein sequence MPRAFTHTWFFFGDSLTLGVNDNRMPGGWVSRLVLLGQEAGLYRFPLATFYNLGARRQSTADLARRWRQEVDCRQMPGMVPHLVFCAGVVDMAAPGGGQPVALDKAMYCLRTMLTEAAPLAPTLVISPPPVADPTVRRRIAELSAAQAALCAELGLPFADIHAALAASHSYMDDLSDGLHPGPEGCTVMAETLLTQNTVRDFLHADIGEEGN from the coding sequence ATGCCACGCGCTTTTACCCATACTTGGTTCTTTTTCGGCGATTCCCTGACGCTTGGCGTCAACGATAATCGTATGCCCGGCGGCTGGGTCAGCCGTCTGGTCCTGCTGGGGCAAGAGGCCGGTCTCTACCGTTTCCCGCTGGCCACCTTCTATAACCTGGGCGCGCGCCGCCAGTCCACGGCGGATCTGGCCCGGCGCTGGCGGCAGGAAGTGGATTGCCGTCAGATGCCCGGCATGGTCCCGCATCTGGTCTTTTGCGCGGGCGTGGTGGATATGGCCGCTCCGGGCGGCGGTCAGCCCGTGGCCTTGGACAAGGCCATGTACTGCCTGCGGACCATGTTGACCGAGGCCGCGCCGCTGGCCCCGACTTTGGTCATAAGCCCGCCGCCGGTGGCGGACCCGACCGTGCGCCGACGCATTGCCGAACTCAGTGCGGCGCAGGCCGCGCTCTGCGCGGAATTGGGGCTGCCGTTCGCGGATATTCACGCCGCTCTGGCGGCTTCCCACAGCTATATGGACGATTTGAGCGACGGCCTGCATCCCGGCCCGGAAGGCTGCACGGTCATGGCTGAAACGCTGCTGACGCAAAACACTGTGCGTGATTTCCTGCATGCGGATATAGGCGAAGAGGGCAACTGA
- a CDS encoding TIGR03960 family B12-binding radical SAM protein encodes MRDLLPLLPRPSRFAGIEDGACRKDPARVRLRMALAFPDTYEVGMSYLGQKILYGIVNAHEAWWAERAMAPDREAGAVLRANNAPLCTLESDTPLARLHCVSFSITHELCYTNVLYMLDLAGIPLRSAQRGQDLTACPLVIAGGGALLSAEPLTPFMDLMVLGDGEESLPDVLRLLERALDHGWSRDQLLREARLIPGVYVPSLFAPGEDGALVPLLPDYTRPARRIVADLNTAVYPTRQVVPVGAVHNRLSLEIARGCTRGCRFCHAGMVYRPVRERSLANITSLLDDCLHETGFDEISFLSLSTGDFSALKTLCHGVLDRCAREQISLSLPSLRVGSIDDEIIERMADLRRTGCTLAPEAGSQRLRDVINKGVSEEGLLLHAQKLLEHGWRLVKLYFMIGLPTETDEDLAAIADLCRKVRDAAGRGGPRLQVTAALSPFVPKPFTPFQWEAQISREEISRRVHLVRELFKGQKCLKLRWHEPAMSHLEGVLSRADRRMADVVEKAYHKGAIFCSWMEGFDLAPWLEALDECGISAQACIGAREAGGPLPWSHLEAGVSEEFLLRERERALAEKITQDCRYGACRQCGACDTKAGPSRLPHATVAAEPDAALHRNRLIFSQRDQNAHEARRDAEGRLICRPQSSRPPQIAAELTLKAAQYRIWHSKMGGSAYLSQLELQAVLERALRRAGLPLSFSQGFHPLPLLSFGRALPVGVESRAEWFALTLHQALAPEEVAARLNPLLPPGMSVLRVDAVDKSRRTEQAEAEAFSLVLPTVEENAAAVRCFTDFAALASFPHTRQTKNGPRSADLRPLLRQWEAGSTGLADARAEAPAAVTFVADWHILYLSPLLFCLAVLAPLGPESHLRSRLRLLKTAQIFASAQTYP; translated from the coding sequence ATGCGCGACCTTCTGCCCTTGCTGCCCAGACCCAGCCGTTTTGCCGGTATAGAAGACGGCGCCTGCCGCAAAGACCCCGCGCGTGTGCGCTTGCGCATGGCCCTGGCTTTTCCCGACACCTATGAGGTGGGCATGTCCTACCTGGGACAGAAGATCCTTTACGGCATCGTCAACGCCCACGAGGCTTGGTGGGCCGAGCGGGCCATGGCCCCGGACCGCGAAGCCGGGGCCGTTCTGCGCGCCAATAACGCTCCGCTCTGTACCTTGGAGTCGGACACGCCCCTGGCCCGCTTGCACTGCGTCTCTTTTTCCATCACGCATGAGCTCTGCTATACCAATGTGCTCTACATGCTGGATCTGGCGGGCATTCCCCTGCGCTCCGCGCAACGCGGCCAGGACCTGACGGCCTGTCCCCTGGTCATCGCGGGCGGCGGCGCGCTGTTGAGCGCCGAACCTTTGACGCCCTTCATGGATCTGATGGTTCTGGGAGACGGCGAAGAAAGCCTGCCCGACGTGCTGCGCCTGCTGGAACGCGCTCTGGATCACGGCTGGAGCCGTGATCAGCTGCTGCGCGAGGCGCGGCTGATCCCCGGCGTCTATGTGCCGTCGCTTTTCGCGCCCGGAGAAGACGGCGCGCTTGTCCCCCTGCTGCCCGATTACACCCGCCCGGCGCGGCGTATTGTGGCGGATCTGAACACGGCAGTCTATCCCACACGGCAGGTGGTACCCGTGGGCGCGGTGCACAACCGCCTTTCCCTGGAAATCGCCCGTGGTTGTACGCGCGGCTGCCGGTTCTGCCATGCGGGCATGGTCTACAGGCCCGTGCGCGAGCGTTCCCTGGCAAATATTACCAGCCTGCTGGACGACTGCCTGCATGAAACCGGTTTTGACGAAATATCCTTTCTTTCCTTGAGCACCGGAGATTTTTCCGCCCTCAAGACACTTTGCCACGGCGTGCTGGACCGTTGCGCCCGCGAACAGATCAGTCTTTCCCTGCCTTCACTGCGCGTGGGCTCCATCGACGACGAGATCATCGAACGCATGGCCGATCTGCGGCGCACCGGCTGCACCCTGGCTCCGGAAGCGGGCAGCCAGCGCCTGCGCGACGTCATCAACAAGGGCGTCAGCGAAGAGGGACTGCTGCTGCACGCCCAGAAACTGCTGGAACACGGCTGGCGGCTGGTCAAGCTTTACTTTATGATCGGCCTGCCCACGGAAACGGACGAAGACCTGGCCGCCATTGCCGATCTCTGCCGCAAGGTGCGCGACGCCGCCGGGCGCGGCGGACCCCGCCTGCAAGTCACGGCCGCCCTGTCGCCCTTTGTGCCCAAGCCCTTCACGCCCTTCCAGTGGGAAGCCCAGATCAGCCGGGAGGAGATCAGCCGTCGGGTTCATCTGGTGCGCGAATTGTTCAAGGGCCAGAAATGCCTGAAACTGCGCTGGCATGAACCGGCCATGAGTCATCTGGAAGGCGTGCTGTCCCGTGCGGACCGCCGCATGGCCGACGTGGTGGAGAAAGCCTATCACAAGGGAGCGATTTTTTGCAGCTGGATGGAAGGCTTTGACCTCGCGCCCTGGCTGGAAGCCCTGGACGAATGCGGCATCAGCGCCCAAGCCTGCATCGGCGCGCGCGAGGCGGGCGGCCCCCTGCCCTGGAGCCATCTGGAGGCCGGAGTTTCCGAGGAATTTTTACTGCGCGAACGGGAGCGCGCCCTGGCGGAAAAAATTACCCAGGATTGCCGCTACGGGGCCTGCCGCCAATGCGGCGCGTGCGACACCAAGGCCGGGCCTTCGCGTTTGCCGCACGCCACCGTCGCGGCGGAACCGGATGCTGCCCTGCACCGCAATCGTCTGATCTTCAGCCAGCGCGACCAGAATGCGCACGAAGCCCGGCGCGATGCCGAAGGGCGGCTGATCTGCCGCCCCCAGTCCAGCCGCCCGCCCCAGATCGCGGCGGAGCTCACCCTCAAGGCGGCCCAATACCGCATCTGGCACAGCAAAATGGGCGGCAGCGCCTATTTGAGCCAACTTGAGCTACAGGCCGTGCTGGAGCGCGCCCTGCGCCGGGCGGGCCTGCCCCTGTCCTTTTCCCAGGGATTTCATCCGCTGCCCCTGCTTTCCTTTGGCCGAGCTCTGCCCGTGGGCGTGGAAAGCAGGGCCGAATGGTTTGCTCTGACCCTGCATCAGGCTCTTGCGCCGGAAGAAGTGGCCGCCCGTCTGAACCCGCTTCTGCCGCCGGGCATGTCCGTGCTGCGCGTCGATGCGGTGGACAAAAGCCGCCGCACGGAACAGGCCGAGGCCGAGGCATTTTCCCTCGTCCTGCCCACGGTGGAGGAAAATGCCGCCGCGGTGCGCTGTTTTACGGATTTTGCCGCGCTGGCGTCCTTCCCCCACACCCGCCAGACCAAGAACGGGCCGCGCAGCGCGGATCTCCGGCCCCTCTTGCGGCAGTGGGAGGCGGGCTCCACGGGGCTTGCCGACGCACGGGCGGAAGCGCCCGCGGCCGTGACATTTGTGGCTGACTGGCATATCCTGTATCTGTCGCCCCTGCTTTTCTGTCTGGCCGTTCTTGCGCCGCTGGGGCCTGAAAGTCATCTGCGTTCCCGTCTGCGCCTGCTCAAAACGGCACAGATTTTTGCGAGCGCGCAAACATATCCGTAG
- the rnc gene encoding ribonuclease III: MSKDDFPIGATPPQARIALEEKLGHVFARPELLDLALTHSSWANEYSGGQHHNERQEFLGDAVLELCVSWELFRRFPEAREGELTKLRARLVSTVSLAERAREFGLDSLLKLGKGEERQGGRSRDSVLSDVLEAVLAAVYEDGGFTAAQAAVAHIFAPHWPRAAGEPQRKDYKTRLQEVAQQLFRERPVYVQLASHGPEHAKIFEVSLHLPDGREFTASGTSCKKAEQEAARQALNSLEHAEENPDARPFLTP, from the coding sequence ATGAGCAAGGATGATTTTCCTATCGGCGCGACGCCGCCGCAGGCCCGTATCGCCCTGGAAGAAAAGCTGGGCCATGTCTTCGCCCGCCCGGAACTGCTGGATCTGGCCCTGACCCACAGTTCCTGGGCCAATGAGTATTCCGGTGGGCAGCACCATAATGAACGGCAGGAATTTCTGGGCGACGCCGTGCTGGAACTCTGCGTTTCCTGGGAGCTGTTCCGCCGTTTTCCGGAGGCGCGGGAAGGGGAGCTGACCAAGCTGCGCGCGCGTCTGGTGAGCACGGTCAGCCTAGCTGAACGGGCGCGGGAATTCGGCCTGGACAGCCTGCTGAAGCTGGGCAAGGGCGAGGAACGCCAAGGCGGCCGCAGCCGCGATTCCGTACTCAGCGACGTGCTGGAGGCGGTGCTTGCCGCAGTATACGAAGATGGCGGTTTTACCGCCGCGCAGGCGGCGGTGGCCCACATCTTCGCGCCGCATTGGCCGCGAGCGGCCGGGGAACCGCAGAGGAAGGATTATAAGACACGCTTGCAGGAAGTGGCGCAGCAATTATTCAGGGAGCGGCCGGTGTACGTGCAACTGGCAAGCCATGGCCCGGAACACGCCAAAATTTTTGAAGTTTCCCTGCATCTGCCGGACGGCAGAGAATTCACGGCCAGCGGCACAAGCTGCAAAAAAGCCGAGCAGGAAGCAGCCCGCCAAGCCCTGAACTCGCTGGAACATGCTGAAGAAAACCCGGATGCCCGTCCTTTCCTGACTCCATAA
- a CDS encoding flagellin: MSLVINHNMMAANTARNLNAHYSQLSKSTERLSTGLRVNSAADDAAGLAIRELQRADIATLHQGARNANDAISLIQTGDGALGVIDEKLTRMKELAEQAATGTYDSTQRLMIESEYQAMASEITRIANATDFNGIKLLDGTLSSSSHDGSGMTATGKLKVHFGTGNDSAEDYYYITIGSCTASALGVGNQAIDAATGQLRAGGTISTQEAAQETLVALTDAIVSKDKIRAHLGAMQNRLENTITNLNTQAENLQSAESRISDVDVATEMTQFVRTQILSQSAVAMLSQANSLPQMAMQLIGG; encoded by the coding sequence ATGTCTTTGGTCATAAACCACAATATGATGGCCGCCAACACGGCCCGAAACCTGAACGCGCATTATTCGCAACTGAGCAAGTCCACCGAGCGCCTTTCCACGGGCCTGCGGGTCAACAGCGCGGCTGACGACGCCGCCGGACTGGCCATCCGCGAATTGCAGCGCGCGGACATCGCCACCCTGCACCAGGGCGCGCGCAATGCCAACGACGCGATTTCCCTGATCCAGACCGGCGACGGCGCGCTGGGCGTCATCGACGAAAAACTGACCCGCATGAAGGAACTGGCCGAACAGGCCGCCACCGGCACCTATGATTCCACCCAGCGCCTGATGATCGAGTCCGAATACCAGGCCATGGCCTCGGAAATTACCCGTATCGCCAATGCCACGGATTTCAACGGCATCAAGCTGTTGGACGGCACCCTGTCTTCCAGCTCGCACGACGGCAGCGGCATGACCGCCACCGGCAAGCTGAAGGTTCACTTCGGCACGGGCAACGATTCCGCCGAAGACTATTATTACATCACCATCGGCAGCTGCACGGCCTCGGCCTTGGGCGTGGGCAACCAAGCCATCGACGCCGCCACCGGCCAGTTGCGCGCCGGCGGCACCATTTCGACCCAGGAAGCGGCCCAAGAGACCCTGGTGGCTCTGACCGACGCCATCGTCTCCAAGGACAAGATCCGCGCGCACCTGGGCGCCATGCAGAACCGCCTGGAGAATACCATCACCAACCTGAACACTCAGGCTGAAAATCTCCAGTCCGCGGAATCCCGCATTTCCGACGTGGACGTCGCCACGGAAATGACGCAGTTCGTCCGTACCCAGATTTTGAGTCAGAGTGCGGTAGCCATGCTTTCGCAAGCTAACTCGCTGCCCCAGATGGCCATGCAGCTCATCGGCGGCTAG
- a CDS encoding flagellar hook-basal body complex protein, whose protein sequence is MGLSASMWTSVSGLLAHGNKMNLVGNNIANVSTIGFKSQRMDFNDYLYMSGSSASGPTQIGAGVSTYAVLGDYSQGALETTNSGTDLAIDGNGYFGVRKTGSDQKYYTRAGDFFFDKERKLVNPEGMVVQGWKVENDKALTFSSGATNLGTGTSSESSYVGSGSPTDIVLSSWNLPPQQTTNVSFTMGLTNDGNGDKTTSAGSPLTALFDLWDATSNPPIAKDAFSAKSEIKVYDEGGNAHQLSVYYDQVATSKEGTNGSTAYTIEGLPAGYTVYEYLVTIPPSEDNRSFGGEGYDEATNTWTRDPTKFYDDPTTGTNKQAGVLMSGQLIFNASGQLVNQTAYTFGATGTPAANDQYAGSPDSKESWQPTKLSSNGLPVFTANFTGQPLANSVSETMTTTGTTTPFSQAQNYIMELDLGLKNIGSPAWTNPTATTIKTDAQGNPVDAGGNALGVSKYGYYNLATGFYGKDAAGHDLLADDKGFYYMNGAEKIYGTINVNGGTPNVAYDDTTSSYYFTDTTVTPNAKCYDVTVDGGGTTHPAYSDADGDYYNGTVPQAGGGTTNGKIYGTFDDGGTPRLVQHDATGYFYIDGADARQAVTNFDKIATSKVKPDTYVAIDNTTRVAPDYETKANSLDSLKTQLVADGVTAEGNPKYKAVVNFATNAASMTTTERQEGASAANSKTSVTQNATQDGYASGTLSDVRIDTSGIIYGVYSNGTTLPLYQITMYDFQNNQGLWRDGGNLFSSTNDSGEPRIGVAGDNGFGTTKAYNIEQSNVDMSREFVQMITTQRGFQANSKGITTVDTMLETVIGMKR, encoded by the coding sequence ATGGGTCTTTCAGCCAGCATGTGGACCAGCGTTTCAGGCCTGCTCGCCCACGGCAACAAGATGAACCTGGTGGGCAACAATATTGCCAATGTCAGCACCATCGGCTTCAAAAGCCAGCGCATGGATTTCAACGACTATCTGTACATGAGCGGCAGCAGCGCCAGTGGTCCCACCCAGATCGGCGCGGGCGTGAGCACCTATGCCGTGCTGGGAGACTACTCCCAGGGCGCGTTGGAGACCACCAATTCCGGCACCGACCTGGCCATTGACGGCAACGGCTACTTCGGCGTGCGCAAGACCGGCAGCGACCAGAAGTACTACACCCGCGCGGGCGACTTCTTTTTTGACAAAGAACGCAAGCTGGTCAACCCGGAAGGCATGGTCGTGCAGGGCTGGAAAGTGGAAAACGACAAGGCCCTGACCTTCAGCAGCGGCGCCACCAATCTCGGTACGGGCACCAGCTCGGAATCATCCTATGTGGGCAGCGGCTCGCCCACGGACATCGTTCTGAGCAGCTGGAATCTGCCCCCGCAGCAGACCACCAACGTCAGCTTCACCATGGGCCTGACCAACGACGGCAACGGCGACAAGACCACCAGCGCCGGCAGCCCGCTGACAGCGCTTTTTGACCTCTGGGACGCCACCAGCAACCCGCCGATAGCCAAGGATGCCTTCTCCGCCAAGTCCGAGATTAAAGTCTATGACGAGGGCGGCAACGCCCATCAACTCTCCGTCTATTATGACCAGGTCGCCACCAGCAAGGAAGGCACCAACGGTTCCACGGCTTATACAATTGAAGGCCTGCCAGCGGGCTACACGGTCTATGAATACCTGGTGACCATTCCCCCGTCCGAAGACAACCGCAGCTTCGGCGGCGAAGGCTACGACGAGGCCACCAATACCTGGACCAGGGACCCCACCAAATTCTACGACGACCCCACAACCGGCACCAACAAGCAGGCCGGCGTGCTGATGAGCGGCCAGTTGATCTTCAACGCCAGCGGCCAGCTCGTGAACCAGACCGCCTATACCTTCGGGGCCACCGGCACTCCGGCGGCCAACGACCAGTATGCCGGTTCCCCGGACAGCAAGGAATCCTGGCAGCCCACCAAATTGTCCAGCAACGGCCTGCCCGTGTTCACGGCCAATTTCACCGGCCAGCCCCTGGCCAACAGCGTCAGCGAAACCATGACCACCACGGGCACCACCACGCCCTTCAGCCAGGCCCAGAACTATATCATGGAGCTTGACCTGGGCCTGAAAAACATCGGCAGCCCGGCCTGGACCAATCCCACTGCCACCACCATCAAGACCGACGCCCAGGGCAATCCCGTGGACGCGGGCGGCAATGCGCTGGGTGTGAGCAAATACGGCTATTATAACCTGGCCACCGGATTCTATGGCAAAGATGCCGCCGGCCATGACCTGCTGGCGGATGACAAGGGCTTTTATTATATGAATGGAGCCGAAAAGATTTACGGCACCATTAATGTCAATGGCGGCACTCCGAATGTGGCCTACGACGACACCACCAGCAGCTATTACTTCACGGACACCACAGTTACACCCAATGCCAAATGTTATGACGTCACTGTGGACGGCGGTGGAACAACACACCCTGCCTACTCGGACGCCGACGGTGACTACTATAACGGCACGGTCCCGCAAGCCGGCGGCGGTACCACGAACGGCAAAATTTACGGCACGTTCGACGACGGCGGCACTCCTCGCTTGGTGCAGCATGACGCCACGGGATATTTTTACATTGACGGCGCTGACGCTAGGCAGGCAGTCACCAACTTTGACAAAATCGCCACCAGCAAGGTTAAGCCTGATACATATGTCGCGATAGATAATACCACGCGTGTCGCGCCTGATTACGAGACCAAGGCCAACAGCCTGGACAGCCTGAAGACGCAGCTGGTGGCCGACGGCGTCACGGCGGAGGGGAATCCCAAATACAAGGCTGTCGTCAACTTCGCCACCAACGCCGCCAGCATGACGACCACAGAGCGCCAGGAAGGGGCCAGCGCGGCCAACAGCAAGACCAGCGTGACGCAGAATGCCACGCAGGACGGCTATGCTTCGGGCACGCTGAGCGACGTGCGTATCGACACCTCAGGCATTATCTACGGCGTCTATTCCAACGGCACCACCCTGCCCCTCTACCAGATAACCATGTACGACTTCCAGAACAACCAGGGGCTCTGGCGCGATGGCGGCAATCTTTTCTCTTCCACCAACGATTCCGGTGAGCCGCGCATCGGCGTAGCCGGGGATAACGGCTTCGGCACCACCAAGGCCTACAACATCGAACAGTCCAACGTGGACATGTCCCGCGAGTTCGTCCAGATGATCACCACCCAGCGGGGCTTCCAGGCCAACTCCAAGGGCATCACAACCGTGGATACCATGCTTGAAACGGTTATCGGCATGAAGCGGTAG
- a CDS encoding flagellar hook assembly protein FlgD, translating into MSSITQALNQANNEFNSALSKQKGSNMDKDSFMLLLVTQFKYQDPLNPMEDKEFIAQLAQFSSLEQLMNLNTSMEGLTDATNNQQMINATSYIGKNVSVSGNAIGKNTDEKTKEVTISKFRYAPNDNVVAGSQIIVRDADNNPVYVAELNENKAAGTTYEFEWDGKRNDGSVAPDGVYTVSLALLNSNGESVLADQVVDARVTGVVNNNGSVCLGLDGGQLILLANVRQVTEPEAKSSGGDENPPDGEDPDKEDPDGEKPGTGGTPDTEETPGTEENSGTGETTAQAA; encoded by the coding sequence ATGTCCAGTATTACGCAAGCCCTTAACCAGGCCAACAATGAGTTCAACAGCGCCCTTTCCAAGCAGAAGGGCAGCAATATGGACAAAGATTCCTTCATGCTGCTGCTGGTCACCCAGTTCAAGTACCAGGATCCGCTCAATCCCATGGAGGATAAGGAATTTATTGCCCAGTTGGCGCAATTCTCCAGTCTGGAACAGCTCATGAATCTGAATACGAGCATGGAAGGGCTGACCGATGCTACCAATAATCAGCAGATGATCAACGCCACCTCGTATATCGGCAAAAACGTCTCCGTTTCCGGCAATGCCATCGGCAAGAACACTGACGAGAAGACCAAGGAAGTCACTATTTCCAAGTTCCGTTACGCTCCCAACGACAACGTGGTGGCGGGCAGCCAGATCATTGTGCGCGACGCCGACAACAACCCGGTCTATGTGGCGGAGTTGAACGAGAACAAGGCCGCAGGCACCACCTATGAATTTGAATGGGACGGCAAGAGGAATGACGGCAGCGTGGCGCCGGACGGCGTGTATACCGTCAGCCTGGCGCTGCTCAACTCCAACGGTGAGTCCGTGCTCGCGGACCAGGTGGTGGACGCCAGGGTGACCGGCGTGGTCAATAACAACGGCTCCGTCTGCCTGGGCCTTGACGGCGGGCAGTTGATACTTCTGGCCAATGTGCGCCAGGTCACGGAACCCGAGGCGAAGAGCAGCGGCGGGGATGAGAATCCGCCCGACGGCGAGGACCCTGACAAGGAAGATCCCGACGGCGAAAAGCCCGGTACTGGGGGGACTCCCGACACGGAAGAAACTCCGGGTACAGAAGAAAATTCCGGCACGGGCGAAACCACCGCCCAGGCCGCCTGA